GCCTGCCGTCGAAACCGACAACTTTTCACAGAATGGTTCGAGATGCGTCAACACATGGACCAATCGCTCCGCTTCCGAAGCACTCGTCACACGGAAATCCACTTCGAACTCAGCCTGTTCTGGCACCACATTGTCTCTCGTTCCACCGCTGATGGTTCCAACATTGACCGTCGTACCGATCTCATAATTGGTGAGTCCTTCCAACTCGAGTACCAACCGGGCGGCTTCTCGAATCGCGCTGACGCCCAGATGATGGTTCCCTGAATGTGCGGCCACGCCTCTCACGGAAACCTTGAACTTCCCCACCCCTTTTCGCGACAGTTTCAAATTTCCTGTCTCCGGCTCCGCAGGCTCAACGACCAGGACGGCACTGCACTTTCGTGCCTCCTCCTCGATATACTTCCATGACGTTGGACTTCCAACCTCTTCGTCAGAATTACAGAGAAATACGATTTTTCGATCGGGCATTCGCCCCAGTTCCTTCAGCGCCTTGACTGCCCAAATGGCTTGCACAATCCCTCCCTTCATGTCAAAAATCCCGGGACCATGCATGCGGTTCGCCGCTCGACGGAACGGAATCCTGCCCGGTTCCCAAACCGTGTCGAAATGCCCCAAGACCAGAATTTGATGCGGTCCCGTCCCAACTTCGAACCTCAAATGGTTTCCATACAGGTCCTCCGCCAAGACTTGGGGTTCCGCACCAAGGTGTTCATGAAACAGCTGTGTCAGCACTTCTCCGCAGCGGTCGACCAAAGCTTTATGCGTCGTAGGAGATTCGGCACGGACCAGCCGTTCGACGTCCTCCTCTATCCCGCTTTGATTCGCTTGCAGGTAGTTCAAAATCGTTGACATGTGGAATGTCCCCTCAAATTTCGTGTATGAAAACAGCAACCTGCGCACACATTTGCCGTTTCGTTGGCGCTTGGTCCATCCGACCGCAAACTGAATCACCTTGATTCAAGCAGCGACAAGACCGTCCGGAGCAGAACGTTCACGCCTTTCTCACAGTCCTCGTACGATGTCAATTCGTCCTCGCAGTGGCTTCGCCCGCCCACACTCGGGACGAAAATCATCGCCGATGGCAGAAAGCTTGCGACAAACTGGGCATCGTGCCCGGCGCCGCTGACCATCCGTTGGTACGAATAGCCCAGGCCTTGCACGGCTTCTTCGACGTGCTGACAGATCTGTGGATCAAACCAAACCGTGTCTCTTCCCCACACCTTGGCTGCTGTTACATCGCACCCTCCCCGTCTGCCTGTCACACCTTCCATGATTCTCTCTACCGCCTGAATCACATGCGCGTGCTTGTGCCTTGCTTCCACTGTGAAAACCACTCGATTGGGAATCACTGTGTGAATGTTCGGGTACACGTTCACCCGCCCCATGGTATATACAAGATCGCGATCGCCCAAGGCGTCAAATTCCTGTCGAAGTTGCTGGACCACTTCAACCGCCGTGAAAAATGCGTCTCGTCTCATATTCATGGGGGTCGTGCCGGCGTGATTGGACGCCCCGGTCACGACAAACTCGTAGCAAGTCATGCCGACCACACAGTCCACCACACCAATCGACAGGCGCTCCCGTTCGAGAACCGGCCCTTGCTCAATGTGAAGCTCCAAATACGCCGTTGCTTCCTTGACCCGATTTTCGGCATCGCCCTGATACCCGCTTGCCGCAAGCGCCTCGCCGAACGTAACACCAGCTCGGTCTCGCTTCTGAAACATCTCGTCTTTGCTGAACTTTCCAGCCAGAATGCCGGACGTCATCATCGCAGGTTCAAACCGAGCGCCCTCTTCATTGGTGAAATTCATGACCGTTACCGGACGGCGAGGCTGGATGCCATGGTCTACCAGCGTTCGAATCACTTCCACCCCGGCAATGACGCCGAGCACGCCGTCGAACCGCCCGCCTCGTTCGACGGAGTCGAGGTGCGACCCCATGATGATTGGCTTGGTTGTTTCAAGCCCATCCAAAGTGGCATACATACATCCGAGATCGTCCACTTGCACCCGCAAGTCTAATTCTTCAGCACAAGCCCGAAAGTAATCCCTTGCCATGATGTCTTCTTGGCTCAAGCTCAGCCGCGTAACCCCATGGTTGTCTGTGCGTCCGAATTCAGAGAATTTTTCAATTGTGCGTCTCAATCGAGCGCCGTTCACGACAAGATTTTGTAGATTCACTTTGCATTCCTCCAGGCAGGTGGAATTCTGCGTCACTCCTCATACCAAAATATTCAGGCGCACTCAAATTTAATCCCTCGCCTCTCTGCCCTTCCCTTTCGGTTGATAGATGCCAAATTCCCTTCCGCCCGCAAATGCCTCTGCTACGATATCCATCCGTTCAAATGTAAGTCCCATGTCTGCCAGCTGGTCGAGCCAGCGTTCAAGTCCCAACAATCGGTGTCCACGACCGATTACCTGCGGATGAAATGTGATGGTACATACACCATCTTCGAAGTCACGAATCATATATTCCAGGTCGGCCGTCCAGTTTTTAAAGACAGAATCCACTTCGCGCAATCCAGGCATCACGATGCTCTGCGTCCGGAAGTACTCAAAGTGAGGATAGTCATCCAACGACCAGGAAATTGGCATCTCCACAATCGTTGAATTCGGCCCCAGCTGCGGCGGGTCGTTCGGATAAATCACATCTCCTTGCCGACAGTAGTAGAGCGCATAGTCATGACCCATTTGACTGCTGTCATACAAGAGACCCAAGTTGGTCATAAAATCGATCGTTCGCGGGCTCTGGTCAAATCCTGGTCCTCGAAACCCCTTCGGCTGGATGCCCGTCAAGTTTGCAACGAGATCGTACGACCTGCGAAACATCTCTGCTTCTTCCTGTTCGGTCAACTTGTCCATATTCGTATGATTGTAGGTGTGCAGGGCAACCTCATGGCCCGCCGCAACGATCTCTTCACATACCGACCGATAGGTCTCTATCGTATGTCCCGGAATGAACCATGTGCTTTTGATTCCGCGTTCCTCCAGGAGGTACAGGATTCGAGGAACTGCCACGACACCAAACTCACCGCGCGAAATTGGCGTCGGAGTAAACAGCCCGCGGGACATCCAGAGCGACATTGCGTCAAAATCGAAGCTCAAACACACCGTTCCTTTGTTTTCCATGTTGCATCCCCCAAACATTCATGAAATAAATTCAAGACGAAATCTGATGAACCAGCGTCATCAGCTTGCAATTTCCGTCAGTGATTCGCCCTTCGTACGGATGCCCCCGGCGTAAATGATGAGACCGGACACGAGGACAATGCCTGCCAGCAGCCAAAACGTTCCGCGCGCCCCGATGGAACCCAGCGACGCAACAACGATGAACGGAGCAATGACGCCTCCGATATGCCCCACACCGTCGCCAATGGAAGTAGCGGTTGCCCTGGCTCGCGTTGGAAATGACTCAGCTGTGTAAACATACCCCACAGAGTTGGCCGCGACCATCATCGAGCTGAAGAACGTGCCGATAAACAATACAACGCCATTGTGACTTGTGGCCATGAGAACAAGCCCAACCGCAAACACAACGGTTACCAAGGCGAGATAGGTTTTGCGCTCAATCAGGTCGACCACCAAGTACGCAATCACAGCCCCAATCGGAATCGCAATGTCTCCCAAGGCACTGTAGAGCAGCCCGGAAGGCGTGGAGGCGCCCATTTGAATCAACATCGTAGGCTCGTAACCTAAGTACGCATACACGGTGATGTACCACACGCCCCAGAACCCCAACGTGACCAACATGCGACCGAGATACGGTTTCTTGAAGAGAGAAAGTGTTGGGAATCCCTCCGGCCTGTGTTCGGCAGGGACATCCGGCACCTCGGGTAACAGGTGTCCCGCTTGTCGGCAGCACTCTTCCATCACGGCTATCATTTGCTCCGCTTCGCTTTCACGCTGGTTCAAGACGAGCCATCGAGGCGACTCCGGCAGCCAGCGCCCGCGGAGAAACACGAGCATGACCGCGACCACGGCCCCGAGCGCAAAGACCAGCCGCCAGCCGACCCCCGGCACACTGACCAAGGCAACGGCCACAAAAGGGGTGACCGCCAACCCTAACGCCCCCCATAGATAGTTGTACTGCATATACTTCCCCCGGAGTCTGGAGGGAGACAGTTCGGTAATCACGGTCGCCGCCAGGGAGAGTTCTGCGCCCATGCCCAGCCCGGTCATGAAACGAAATGCAGTCAGCGACCACACATCCCAGGAAAAAGCGCAAAGCAGTCCGCCAATGGCCAGGATGACAACCGTGATCATCATGGCCTTCCGCCTGCCAATCGAATCTGCCAGATTCCCGATGATGTAGGCGCCAATCATGTATCCAAGAAGATTGGCTGTCACTGGATAGGCAGTCTGTGCTGTCGTTAAATGGAACATCTTTGTCAAAATCGGAAGCGTAAAACTGATTGCACTAATATCGTAGAACGCGAAAAAATAGGACAGCCCTACGACAATGAACACCATTTTACTGAGTCCCCATACCGGCAGCCGGTCGATACGAGCGTTTAGGCTTGCAATCCGATCTTTCGCGCCGATCTCCGTCGAAACAGCCACACCAATCCCCCCCTGATTCTCATCACCCATCGGATTTCAACTTGTTTTCACTTGAACGCCGCAAAACCGTCATCAACTCTGACCACGGTTCCGTTGATCGCGGACGCATCGTCCCCCGCAAGAAAAGCGACAACGCTCGCGACTTGTTCGGGACGAATCACTTGATGACGCATATGCACATCCTGACTCAGGCGCTTCCAGGATTGAGGATCCGTGTTCATGGATTGGACAAGCGGCGTGTCCACGAATCCAGGCGCCACCCCCACTACGCGTATTCCGTATTTGCCCAACTCCAACGCGGCGACCCTCGTCATCATGTCGACCGCTGCCTTTGACGCGTGATAAGCAATTCTGCGCTCGGAAGCGAGATACGCATACACCGACGACGTGTTGATGATCACGCCCTGCGTACCGGCCGCGATCATCCGTTTTGCAGCACCGCGCATGCCGTACAGCACGCCAAATTGATTGACCTTGGTCACCTCTTCGTATTCCTTTGCCGACATGTCCAACATCGACTTTCTGACACTGATTCCAGCGTTGTTCACCATCACATCCAACCGATTGAAGATTTCGACTGTTTTTGACAAAGCAGTTTCCACTTCATCCTCTTGAGACACATCGCACAACATCGCCTCTGCACGACCGCCAGATGACCGAATCACGTCCACGGTTTGTTGAGCACGAGCGAGATCGACATCCGCGACGACGACTGCCGCGCCTTGTGCAGCCATTTGCTGTGCGGCCGCCTGACCGATTCCACTTGCGCCGCCCGTAACAAACGCGACGCAGCCTTGAAGTGTCATGTTGCCACCTCCTTTGCGTTCTCTCTTGCCGCTGGTCCGAGGCAATCTCGGGGCTTGAACGTACACCGCGCACCATCAGGCGGGATCGTATACACCAAACGCCTCTCCCTCACGAAACCGAGCAACAATGTCGTCCATGCGCGCAAACTGCATGTCCATTTCGCCCAACGCATCCAAAAATCGTTCGAGTCCCAACAGGCGATGGCCCCTGCCAACCACCTGCGGATGAAGCGTGATTGTGCATACGCCATTCGAGAAATCACGCGCCATATATCTCACGTCATCCAGCCAGTTGGCATATACACTTTCGGTTTTGCGGAACCCTGGCATCAGCATGGTCGATGTGCGAAGGTACTCAAAGTGAGGATAGTCGTCCAATGACCAGGAAATTGGCATCTCTACGATGCCGGAGGTCTTACCCTGCACAATCGAGCCATCCGGATGGACCGTATCTGCTTCTCGGCTGTAAAAGACCGAATAATCTTGCGACATCAAACTACTATCATACTGAATTCCAAAGGTGGACAAGAACGCGATGGTGTGATCCGAGAGATCCCACCCGGGGGAGCGGAATCCGCTGGGCCGCTGACCAGTGAGTCTTTCAACGCACTGAATGGACCGCTCAAAAACGGAACGTTCGTGTTGGGCATCCAACGTCGCATTGTTTTCGTGCAGGTAACCATGCAGCGCGACCTCATGCCCCGCCTCTACGATCTGCTGACAAGCTTCGAAATACGTATCGATCGTATGGCCCGGAATAAACCACGTCGACCGAATCCCCTTCTTTGCAAGCATCCGTAATAATCTCGGCAGGGCATGAACGCCGAATTCGCCTCGTGACAACGGTGTTGCCGTCGTCATGCCACGAGATATCCACAGCGACGTTGCATCAAAATCAAAGGTCAGACAAATGTTTCCGGCATGCATACGTTTCAGCCTCCCTTGTTTCAAGTTTGCGAATTCGCCATGAAGAGGTCCTGCAGCGATATCGATTCGTATTCGTGTTCGCATGGGGGACCTTGCGCGATCAGGAACTTGCGATCGGTCAAGTCCATCACCGTCGAAAAGGCTGAACATACCCGTTCGTTTTCCGGGTCTCGTTCGTCCACGTGCCGGCAGATGCCATTGGGATAGCTATAGTGATCGCGGAATACATCCTGAATCGCTTGAATGGAAACGGTTCTTGATGCAATGTGCGGGTTGAGGAGCCTGCGTGCCCGACTTGGACGGAGAATGGTCAGGGCCGAGTGCGCCTTCTTTAAATCCTTCACAGGAAGCGAACTCAGGAAGTGGTTGGAATGGATGAGGACCCCAGCGTCCGGAAGAAGGTACCCGAAGTCATTCGGACAGGCTTCAATGTCAACCGCTTCACTCTCACCATCAGCGATGAGAAAGTTTCCAGAAGAACATCGAGGGGGGTCAACAGCGGCACGAATTGCATCTGCCATCGATCGCGATTCCAACACGCCTCTGAGCAGCACATGATAGGGAACGCCATCCAGTCCACCGTCTGCACTGCATACCAATAAATTTGCGCATATCCCAAGCCCCGCTGAATTCATCCCGCTTTTCGCGACCATCCCTGCCTCGGTCAACGTCAAAACCGTAAAGCCGCTTTCATCCTTTGTCGCAAGCAGCAGGGTGACATCACACTGCTCTGGGTGCCAGTCCCAATTCTGACCCAACAGCATATGGCGTGTCTCGGTCACTTCGGGGAGTGCCGCAATGGAAGTACAGCCTTCTTCTCCCCGCGTTCTCGCACCATACAAGATTTCCGTTCGTGCATTGAGCGCGAAGATATGCGCAGCTGGATGTCCAGCCCCCTCCCCAATTCCGTCGAGCATTTCGCCGATGCCAGCGTTGTACCCGTACGTAAGACTTCTGAACGCCTCGCCAATGGACAACACTTCGGCATTTGTCAGTCCTACGACATCTCGAAATCTACGCAGATAGTCTTCCAAATTCTTAGAAATCATTTCCCGCATTTGTTTCCCGTACGTAACTCCCATGCTGCCATGTTCTCCTTCAAGAAAAAGAACCGGTAATGCAGTGATGCTTTCCATCGTGCGCCACCCCTTTCGTCTCTCATGTGGTGTTCAGCCATGACACCACACGACCGGACCCGTCAAAAATCTTAACAACGTTTGTCAGCTAATACTTACAAGCACCTTACCACAAGGCTCCACCTGCCGCATCGTACAATCTGTAGCATGTCAATGCAGAAATTCATCCGTTTTTGTCCAATGCACATACGTGAAATGTTACATTACTTGTCATCGCCGGAACCATCACCGTCTCGACCGCCTGCAGCGCGCTTCCTCGCCACACACAATCGTGCATCGAATTTTTGTGTTCGTCCGGGATAAAACAGACGGTCCCAATCCAATGGATTGTGTTTCGCCGTGATTCTGTCTGGCGTCAGACGGTATACGGCCACATGACTTCCGGCACTAGATAGATAAGACTTCACATGGTTTGGATGAAGCGGCGCCTCATAGTATCCGGGCACATACTTCGTCAGCATCGCGTCCAGTGCCGCCGTGGACTCCTCCAAGTCGGGGACCGCGCAAATTCTTCCAAACAGCATCACACTCAAATATGCGGTATCCGTCTTCGCCGGGACCGGGTCGGCTAACGTGCCATTGTCCTCACTGACTGTAAAGGTTGACCTTGGGGCTCGTGACAGCAGAGCGGCCTTCCTCCCGGACTGGGCTCCATGAATGTACAGGCAATCTCGGTACCACACGAAATTCAGCGGAATGACGTATGGCTCGTCATCGTCCACCAACCCTAGATAGCCGACACGACTCTTTCGCAGCAACGATTCTACGAGCGCCATGTCATCGACAGCGAGACGCTGCTTTCGAATGCCTGTTTTGAATACCTCCATGCTCAGACCTCCGCTGTTTGGGTTTCAAGGAGAAGGGGCTGCACGGGTTTCCCTGACATTGCGTCCGGCGGCGAACGCGTCATCCACGTATGCGTCAGCTGCAACGCTTACTTCATGAAGTCCACCCCGCTTCCTCCGCTGTCTCAGCGACAGCATCCGAAAGGATTTGTAGTCCTTGCTCTAAATCTTCATCTGTGATGATGAGCGGCATCAGAAACCGCATCACGTTGTTGTAGACACCGGCCTTGATGGTCACCAAACCATTTTTCA
Above is a genomic segment from Alicyclobacillus cycloheptanicus containing:
- a CDS encoding C45 family autoproteolytic acyltransferase/hydolase; its protein translation is MGVTYGKQMREMISKNLEDYLRRFRDVVGLTNAEVLSIGEAFRSLTYGYNAGIGEMLDGIGEGAGHPAAHIFALNARTEILYGARTRGEEGCTSIAALPEVTETRHMLLGQNWDWHPEQCDVTLLLATKDESGFTVLTLTEAGMVAKSGMNSAGLGICANLLVCSADGGLDGVPYHVLLRGVLESRSMADAIRAAVDPPRCSSGNFLIADGESEAVDIEACPNDFGYLLPDAGVLIHSNHFLSSLPVKDLKKAHSALTILRPSRARRLLNPHIASRTVSIQAIQDVFRDHYSYPNGICRHVDERDPENERVCSAFSTVMDLTDRKFLIAQGPPCEHEYESISLQDLFMANSQT
- a CDS encoding M20 family metallopeptidase, coding for MSTILNYLQANQSGIEEDVERLVRAESPTTHKALVDRCGEVLTQLFHEHLGAEPQVLAEDLYGNHLRFEVGTGPHQILVLGHFDTVWEPGRIPFRRAANRMHGPGIFDMKGGIVQAIWAVKALKELGRMPDRKIVFLCNSDEEVGSPTSWKYIEEEARKCSAVLVVEPAEPETGNLKLSRKGVGKFKVSVRGVAAHSGNHHLGVSAIREAARLVLELEGLTNYEIGTTVNVGTISGGTRDNVVPEQAEFEVDFRVTSASEAERLVHVLTHLEPFCEKLSVSTAGGINRPPMTPTQRTEVMFETAQQIACELGFSVGRGAVAGGFSDGNITASLGVPTLDGLGCVGDGPHAAHEHVIVDHFAERAALVAHLLLEI
- a CDS encoding pyridoxamine 5'-phosphate oxidase family protein; translation: MEVFKTGIRKQRLAVDDMALVESLLRKSRVGYLGLVDDDEPYVIPLNFVWYRDCLYIHGAQSGRKAALLSRAPRSTFTVSEDNGTLADPVPAKTDTAYLSVMLFGRICAVPDLEESTAALDAMLTKYVPGYYEAPLHPNHVKSYLSSAGSHVAVYRLTPDRITAKHNPLDWDRLFYPGRTQKFDARLCVARKRAAGGRDGDGSGDDK
- a CDS encoding polysaccharide deacetylase family protein; its protein translation is MRTRIRIDIAAGPLHGEFANLKQGRLKRMHAGNICLTFDFDATSLWISRGMTTATPLSRGEFGVHALPRLLRMLAKKGIRSTWFIPGHTIDTYFEACQQIVEAGHEVALHGYLHENNATLDAQHERSVFERSIQCVERLTGQRPSGFRSPGWDLSDHTIAFLSTFGIQYDSSLMSQDYSVFYSREADTVHPDGSIVQGKTSGIVEMPISWSLDDYPHFEYLRTSTMLMPGFRKTESVYANWLDDVRYMARDFSNGVCTITLHPQVVGRGHRLLGLERFLDALGEMDMQFARMDDIVARFREGEAFGVYDPA
- a CDS encoding MFS transporter, producing the protein MAVSTEIGAKDRIASLNARIDRLPVWGLSKMVFIVVGLSYFFAFYDISAISFTLPILTKMFHLTTAQTAYPVTANLLGYMIGAYIIGNLADSIGRRKAMMITVVILAIGGLLCAFSWDVWSLTAFRFMTGLGMGAELSLAATVITELSPSRLRGKYMQYNYLWGALGLAVTPFVAVALVSVPGVGWRLVFALGAVVAVMLVFLRGRWLPESPRWLVLNQRESEAEQMIAVMEECCRQAGHLLPEVPDVPAEHRPEGFPTLSLFKKPYLGRMLVTLGFWGVWYITVYAYLGYEPTMLIQMGASTPSGLLYSALGDIAIPIGAVIAYLVVDLIERKTYLALVTVVFAVGLVLMATSHNGVVLFIGTFFSSMMVAANSVGYVYTAESFPTRARATATSIGDGVGHIGGVIAPFIVVASLGSIGARGTFWLLAGIVLVSGLIIYAGGIRTKGESLTEIAS
- a CDS encoding Zn-dependent hydrolase; this encodes MNLQNLVVNGARLRRTIEKFSEFGRTDNHGVTRLSLSQEDIMARDYFRACAEELDLRVQVDDLGCMYATLDGLETTKPIIMGSHLDSVERGGRFDGVLGVIAGVEVIRTLVDHGIQPRRPVTVMNFTNEEGARFEPAMMTSGILAGKFSKDEMFQKRDRAGVTFGEALAASGYQGDAENRVKEATAYLELHIEQGPVLERERLSIGVVDCVVGMTCYEFVVTGASNHAGTTPMNMRRDAFFTAVEVVQQLRQEFDALGDRDLVYTMGRVNVYPNIHTVIPNRVVFTVEARHKHAHVIQAVERIMEGVTGRRGGCDVTAAKVWGRDTVWFDPQICQHVEEAVQGLGYSYQRMVSGAGHDAQFVASFLPSAMIFVPSVGGRSHCEDELTSYEDCEKGVNVLLRTVLSLLESR
- a CDS encoding SDR family NAD(P)-dependent oxidoreductase, which encodes MTLQGCVAFVTGGASGIGQAAAQQMAAQGAAVVVADVDLARAQQTVDVIRSSGGRAEAMLCDVSQEDEVETALSKTVEIFNRLDVMVNNAGISVRKSMLDMSAKEYEEVTKVNQFGVLYGMRGAAKRMIAAGTQGVIINTSSVYAYLASERRIAYHASKAAVDMMTRVAALELGKYGIRVVGVAPGFVDTPLVQSMNTDPQSWKRLSQDVHMRHQVIRPEQVASVVAFLAGDDASAINGTVVRVDDGFAAFK
- a CDS encoding polysaccharide deacetylase family protein, whose amino-acid sequence is MENKGTVCLSFDFDAMSLWMSRGLFTPTPISRGEFGVVAVPRILYLLEERGIKSTWFIPGHTIETYRSVCEEIVAAGHEVALHTYNHTNMDKLTEQEEAEMFRRSYDLVANLTGIQPKGFRGPGFDQSPRTIDFMTNLGLLYDSSQMGHDYALYYCRQGDVIYPNDPPQLGPNSTIVEMPISWSLDDYPHFEYFRTQSIVMPGLREVDSVFKNWTADLEYMIRDFEDGVCTITFHPQVIGRGHRLLGLERWLDQLADMGLTFERMDIVAEAFAGGREFGIYQPKGKGREARD